One genomic segment of Helianthus annuus cultivar XRQ/B chromosome 14, HanXRQr2.0-SUNRISE, whole genome shotgun sequence includes these proteins:
- the LOC110904031 gene encoding alpha-dioxygenase 1 isoform X2 codes for MVVATKLLARKQLIDTGKQFNMIAASWIQFMIHDWIDHLEETNQIELRAPAEVASECPLKSFRFFETKEIDTGLSDIKKGHRNIRTPWWDASAVYGSNLNAARHIRTFIDGKLKIAKDGLLQHDNDGLPIAGDIRNSWIGVSTLQALFIHEHNAVCDTLKKEYPYLDDEDLYRHARLVTSAVIAKVHTIDWTIELLKTDMLVAGMRANWYGLLGKRFKDTFGHVGGSILGGLVGLKKPENHGVPYSLTEEFTSVYRMHSLLPDQLVIRDLNSTPGPNKSPKITKEIDMINLIGKNGEKELSKIGFTAQMVSMGHQACGALELFNYPVWLRDIVPQNVDGTDRPDHIDLASLEIYRDRERKVARYNEFRRSLFLIPISKWEDLTEDKEAIATLREVYGDDVEELDLLIGMMAEKKINGFAISETAFVIFLAMASRRLQADRFFTSDFNEDVYTKKGFEWVNTTESLKDVLDRHYPEMTDRWMNSTSAFSVWDAAPEPHNPVPIYFRLPK; via the exons ATGGTGGTAGCAACAAAGCTTCTAGCACGTAAACAACTTATAGACACCGGAAAGCAGTTCAACATGATTGCTGCTTCATGGATTCAGTTCATGATTCATGATTGGATTGATCACCTCGAAGAAACAAACCAG ATTGAGCTTAGGGCGCCAGCAGAAGTAGCAAGTGAATGCCCTCTCAAATCTTTTAGGTTCTTCGAGACTAAAGAAATCGACACCGGTCTTTCTGACATTAAGAAAGGTCATCGTAACATCAGAACTCCTTGGTG GGACGCGAGTGCGGTATATGGAAGCAACTTAAATGCTGCTCGTCACATAAGAACGTTCATTGACGGAAAGCTCAAGATTGCAAAAGATGGTCTCCTTCAACACGACAACGATGGATTGCCCATAGCGGGAGACATTCGTAATAGTTGGATTGGGGTGTCAACTTTGCAAGCCCTCTTTATCCACGAGCACAATGCGGTTTGTGACACCTTAAAG AAAGAATATCCTTATTTGGACGATGAAGATCTGTATCGCCACGCAAGACTAGTAACTTCTGCGGTGATCGCAAAGGTCCACACCATTGATTGGACCATTGAGCTTCTCAAAACTGACATGCTTGTTGCCGGAATGAGAGCTAACTG GTATGGGCTATTGGGGAAAAGATTCAAGGACACATTTGGGCATGTTGGAGGGTCTATTTTGGGAGGACTAGTAGGGCTAAAGAAACCCGAAAACCACGGGGTACCCTACTCGCTAACAGAAGAGTTTACAAGTGTTTATCGAATGCATTCTCTCTTACCTGATCAACTTGTCATAAGGGATCTTAATTCCACACCAGGCCCTAACAAGTCCCCAAAGATTACTAAGGA GATTGACATGATCAATTTGATTGGAAAGAATGGAGAAAAGGAATTATCAAAAATTGGATTTACCGCACAAATGGTATCCATGGGACATCAAGCCTGTGGGGCGCTTGAGCTATTTAACTATCCAGTCTGGCTTAGGGACATTGTGCCTCAAAACGTGGATGGGACTGATCGCCCCGACCACATTGATTTAGCATCACTTGAGA TTTATAGGGATAGGGAGAGGAAGGTAGCAAGATATAATGAGTTCCGTAGATCACTTTTCTTGATCCCAATCTCCAAATGGGAAGATCTAACAGAGGACAAAGAAGCTATTGCCACATTGCGTGAAGTGTACGGTGATGATGTCGAAGAGCTTGATCTGTTGATAGGAATGATGGCCGAGAAAAAGATCAATGGGTTCGCCATTAGCGAAACCGCTTTTGTTATCTTTCTAGCCATGGCCTCAAG GCGACTCCAAGCGGATAGATTCTTCACTAGCGATTTTAACGAAGATGTGTACACAAAAAAAGGGTTCGAATGGGTGAACACAACAGAGAGTCTGAAAGATGTGTTGGACCGACACTATCCAGAGATGACCGATAGATGGATGAACTCAACAAGTGCTTTCTCGGTGTGGGATGCTGCCCCTGAGCCTCATAATCCCGTACCAATTTATTTCCGTCTCCCCAAGTGA
- the LOC110904030 gene encoding uncharacterized protein LOC110904030 isoform X2, protein MPPPGFITLYAAFFREGNFRLPITKFVAGVLRGYGLHISQINAIGLPRITHFEFVCRSYRVEPTFQMFNTFYSVTYSSGFYSFQARTGAVPVCSAPIKGIHDWKQKFFYIRRGVIPSEMTYRQVDQGIPRVEPLENFAAQEWYGRITAKATAISQLDEMALVGAGMSMLWVPKHPLGQPVYSHKGKCMIPSYFVGCLLPFRLVLCFDLCCFSAVGYSLLNALDPKAAGAMVEAIQADGNPTWLDQIQDRFLHPTEQSLNRYAAEVLGEDVLGDFVNSDQEDVIVVSSGSSGRSGGDLTSRSARAGTVPGGNAEPVHEVVGDDDDDVEASIDPSAQLETRKKARIDRSGRKGEGVEGGAAGSSRKRPSILSYLDYVVVSDTLSGLGPGEVRQGSDLDDKATLTEHMKKKALDDHKRHLDEQAAALLAAKRAKLQKDAPPAPSESEVDLGVFSGGRGNLLEKIFEASAPRPESKTSKKPRPVDISQITPPTSPPSRTVGLTPPRDDADVTVKGGEGFEGIFEGGDAAGGDVGGDAGGVDKGKGIEVEMESSETTPQQTIYTKRPPVEGGATSGFVRSPHFEQNPGDSWGNPACDDLPHVPRWGLTQGSRMNDLQNCQEFFSLSLPPAERMFQKNRSRFALIDDHVTAGVNFFATSQEILREWRSMGEETMAFEEAKKAFAEEKEKFNTEQKGLQWRVTEAERKFEEQKQLNEQKQKDWESACARTNAEMQSQRDAIVRLSGEKTALAEEAHQTRLAAEKKEKEYIARIDKLELLVQAKTSECEAAQRLLDEKAAECRAAELLAEEASADSRWLLSRGVPLLADRILNSPELAQYMFELGGAGYNSGRKNGYAEGRCAAANNEKDYKFELYKADCDNAYAKKRREFAMLDFAVVKAAGKLALKADGVALLKKALGGDDASGAGGAGSSRT, encoded by the exons ATGCCCCCCCCCGGTTTTATCACTTTATATGCTGCTTTTTTCCGAGAGGGCAATTTTAGGTTGCCCATTACTAAGTTTGTTGCCGGTGTTTTGAGGGGTTATGGTCTTCATATCTCTCAGATAAATGCCATTGGGCTTCCCCGGATTACTCACTTCGAGTTTGTTTGCCGGTCTTATCGGGTTGAACCAACGTTTCAGATGTTCAACACTTTTTATAGTGTGACATATTCTAGTGGTTTTTATTCTTTTCAAGCCAGGACGGGGGCTGTCCCAGTGTGTTCTGCCCCAATAAAGGGTATTCATGACTGGAAACAGAAGTTTTTCTACATTCGTCGTGGAGTGATTCCGTCGGAGATGACGTACAGGCAGGTCGATCAAGGGATTCCAAGGGTGGAACCGTTGGAGAATTTTGCTGCCCAAGAATGGTATGGGAGGATAACGGCCAAGGCAACTGCTATTTCTCAACTGGATGAAATGGCCTTGGTCGGTGCTGGGATGAGCATGTTATGGGTGCCTAAGCATCCTTTGGGTCAGCCTGTATACAGCCATAAGGGCAAATGTATGATTCCTTCTTATTTTGTCGGTTGTTTACTTCCCTTTAGGCTTGTTTTGTGCTTTGATCTTTGTTGTTTTTCTGCAGTTGGTTATAGCTTGTTGAATGCTTTGGACCCCAAGGCTGCTGGTGCCATGGTTGAAGCCATCCAGGCTGATGGTAACCCGACGTGGCTGGATCAAATACAAGATCGCTTCTTGCACCCTACCGAGCAAAGTTTGAACCGATATGCTGCTGAGGTTCTTGGTGAGGATGTTTTGGGTGACTTTGTTAACTCTGATCAAGAGGATGTCATCGTTGTTTCCAGTGGGAGTTCTGGTCGGAGTGGTGGGGATCTAACGTCTCGTtccgcgcgtgcaggtaccgTGCCTGGTGGCAATGCTGAACCTGTACACGAGGTTGttggagatgatgatgatgacgtgGAAGCGTCTATTGATCCGTCTGCTCAGTTGGAGACGAGGAAGAAAGCTCGGATTGATAGGTCTGGAAGGAAAGGAGAGGGAGTTGAGGGTGGAGCTGCCGGATCTTCTCGTAAGCGACCCTCCATTCTTTCTTATCTAGATTATGTAGTAGTGTCTGATACGTTGTCTGGCTTAGGCCCTGGGGAGGTGCGTCAAGGGTCGGATCTTGATGATAAAGCCACTTTAACTGAGCATATGAAGAAGAAGGCTCTTGATGATCATAAGCGTCATCTTGATGAACAAGCTGCTGCCCTTCTTGCGGCCAAGAGGGCCAAGCTTCAAAAGGATGCCCCCCCAGCCCCTTCTGAATCTGAGGTTGATTTGGGTGTATTTAGTGGGGGTCGAGGGAATTTGTTGGAGAAGATATTTGAGGCTTCTGCTCCCCGGCCTG AATCTAAGACTAGCAAGAAGCCACGGCCAGTGGATATTTCGCAGATTACGCCACCTACCTCTCCTCCTTCGAGGACTGTTGGCTTGACCCCTCCTCGAGATGATGCTGATGTAACTGTGAAGGGCGGTGAAGGGTTTGAAGGTATATTTGAGGGAGGTGACGCTGCTGGTGGTGATGTTGGTGGTGATGCTGGTGGAGTTGATAAGGGTAAAGGTATTGAGGTGGAGATGGAGTCTAGTGAGACTACTCCACAACAAACCATTTACACAAAACGTCCTCCCGTTGAAGGTGGAGCCACTTCTGGCTTTGTGCGGAGTCCGCACTTTGAACAAAATCCTGGTGATTCCTGGGGTAACCCGGCTTGCGATGATTTGCCGCACGTCCCCCGTTGGGGCCTTACTCAGGGCTCCCGCATGAATGACTTGCAGAACTGTCAGGAGTTCTTCTCATTATCCCTTCCTCCTGCCGAGAGGATGTTTCAGAAAAACCGCAGCCGATTTGCCCTTATAGATGATCATGTTACGGCTGGGGTTAACTTCTTTGCCACCTCTCAGGAGATTCTTCGTGAGTGGCGTTCTATGGGAGAAGAAACTATGGCGTTTGAGGAGGCCAAGAAGGCATTTGCTGAAGAGAAGGAAAAATTTAATACAGAGCAGAAGGGTCTTCAATGGCGGGTTACTGAGGCTGAGCGGAAATTTGAAGAGCAGAAACAGTTAAACGAGCAAAAACAAAAGGATTGGGAGTCGGCCTGTGCTCGTACGAACGCGGAGATGCAGTCGCAGCGTGATGCTATTGTGCGGCTGTCTGGTGAGAAGACTGCTCTCGCGGAAGAGGCTCATCAAACGCGTCTTGCGGCGGAGAAGAAGGAAAAGGAGTACATTGCGCGGATAGATAAGCTGGAGCTTCTTGTGCAGGCGAAGACTTCGGAATGTGAGGCTGCTCAGCGTCTTCTTGATGAGAAGGCGGCGGAGTGCCGTGCCGCTGAGCTCCTTGCTGAGGAAGCTTCAGCTGATAGTAGGTGGCTGCTATCTCGTGGTGTTCCATTG CTTGCTGATCGTATCTTGAATTCTCCTGAGCTTGCCCAATACATGTTTGAGTTGGGTGGGGCAGGTTATAATAGTGGCCGCAAGAATGGATATGCTGAAGGCAGGTGTGCTGCTGCAAACAATGAGAAGGATTATAAGTTTGAGCTGTATAAAGCTGATTGCGATAATGCGTATGCGAAGAAACGGCGAGAGTTTGCAATGCTTGATTTTGCCGTAGTTAAGGCTGCTGGTAAGTTGGCCCTCAAAGCGGATGGGGTAGCTTTGTTGAAGAAGGCATTGGGAGGAGATGATGCTAGCGGTGCGGGTGGTGCTGGTTCCAGCCGCACTTAG
- the LOC110904030 gene encoding uncharacterized protein LOC110904030 isoform X1, whose protein sequence is MPPPGFITLYAAFFREGNFRLPITKFVAGVLRGYGLHISQINAIGLPRITHFEFVCRSYRVEPTFQMFNTFYSVTYSSGFYSFQARTGAVPVCSAPIKGIHDWKQKFFYIRRGVIPSEMTYRQVDQGIPRVEPLENFAAQEWYGRITAKATAISQLDEMALVGAGMSMLWVPKHPLGQPVYSHKGKCMIPSYFVGCLLPFRLVLCFDLCCFSAVGYSLLNALDPKAAGAMVEAIQADGNPTWLDQIQDRFLHPTEQSLNRYAAEVLGEDVLGDFVNSDQEDVIVVSSGSSGRSGGDLTSRSARAGTVPGGNAEPVHEVVGDDDDDVEASIDPSAQLETRKKARIDRSGRKGEGVEGGAAGSSRKRPSILSYLDYVVVSDTLSGLGPGEVRQGSDLDDKATLTEHMKKKALDDHKRHLDEQAAALLAAKRAKLQKDAPPAPSESEVDLGVFSGGRGNLLEKIFEASAPRPGNLVSVYVFVIFYFVFLANCNFVAESKTSKKPRPVDISQITPPTSPPSRTVGLTPPRDDADVTVKGGEGFEGIFEGGDAAGGDVGGDAGGVDKGKGIEVEMESSETTPQQTIYTKRPPVEGGATSGFVRSPHFEQNPGDSWGNPACDDLPHVPRWGLTQGSRMNDLQNCQEFFSLSLPPAERMFQKNRSRFALIDDHVTAGVNFFATSQEILREWRSMGEETMAFEEAKKAFAEEKEKFNTEQKGLQWRVTEAERKFEEQKQLNEQKQKDWESACARTNAEMQSQRDAIVRLSGEKTALAEEAHQTRLAAEKKEKEYIARIDKLELLVQAKTSECEAAQRLLDEKAAECRAAELLAEEASADSRWLLSRGVPLLADRILNSPELAQYMFELGGAGYNSGRKNGYAEGRCAAANNEKDYKFELYKADCDNAYAKKRREFAMLDFAVVKAAGKLALKADGVALLKKALGGDDASGAGGAGSSRT, encoded by the exons ATGCCCCCCCCCGGTTTTATCACTTTATATGCTGCTTTTTTCCGAGAGGGCAATTTTAGGTTGCCCATTACTAAGTTTGTTGCCGGTGTTTTGAGGGGTTATGGTCTTCATATCTCTCAGATAAATGCCATTGGGCTTCCCCGGATTACTCACTTCGAGTTTGTTTGCCGGTCTTATCGGGTTGAACCAACGTTTCAGATGTTCAACACTTTTTATAGTGTGACATATTCTAGTGGTTTTTATTCTTTTCAAGCCAGGACGGGGGCTGTCCCAGTGTGTTCTGCCCCAATAAAGGGTATTCATGACTGGAAACAGAAGTTTTTCTACATTCGTCGTGGAGTGATTCCGTCGGAGATGACGTACAGGCAGGTCGATCAAGGGATTCCAAGGGTGGAACCGTTGGAGAATTTTGCTGCCCAAGAATGGTATGGGAGGATAACGGCCAAGGCAACTGCTATTTCTCAACTGGATGAAATGGCCTTGGTCGGTGCTGGGATGAGCATGTTATGGGTGCCTAAGCATCCTTTGGGTCAGCCTGTATACAGCCATAAGGGCAAATGTATGATTCCTTCTTATTTTGTCGGTTGTTTACTTCCCTTTAGGCTTGTTTTGTGCTTTGATCTTTGTTGTTTTTCTGCAGTTGGTTATAGCTTGTTGAATGCTTTGGACCCCAAGGCTGCTGGTGCCATGGTTGAAGCCATCCAGGCTGATGGTAACCCGACGTGGCTGGATCAAATACAAGATCGCTTCTTGCACCCTACCGAGCAAAGTTTGAACCGATATGCTGCTGAGGTTCTTGGTGAGGATGTTTTGGGTGACTTTGTTAACTCTGATCAAGAGGATGTCATCGTTGTTTCCAGTGGGAGTTCTGGTCGGAGTGGTGGGGATCTAACGTCTCGTtccgcgcgtgcaggtaccgTGCCTGGTGGCAATGCTGAACCTGTACACGAGGTTGttggagatgatgatgatgacgtgGAAGCGTCTATTGATCCGTCTGCTCAGTTGGAGACGAGGAAGAAAGCTCGGATTGATAGGTCTGGAAGGAAAGGAGAGGGAGTTGAGGGTGGAGCTGCCGGATCTTCTCGTAAGCGACCCTCCATTCTTTCTTATCTAGATTATGTAGTAGTGTCTGATACGTTGTCTGGCTTAGGCCCTGGGGAGGTGCGTCAAGGGTCGGATCTTGATGATAAAGCCACTTTAACTGAGCATATGAAGAAGAAGGCTCTTGATGATCATAAGCGTCATCTTGATGAACAAGCTGCTGCCCTTCTTGCGGCCAAGAGGGCCAAGCTTCAAAAGGATGCCCCCCCAGCCCCTTCTGAATCTGAGGTTGATTTGGGTGTATTTAGTGGGGGTCGAGGGAATTTGTTGGAGAAGATATTTGAGGCTTCTGCTCCCCGGCCTGGTAACTTAGTTTCTGTGTATGTTTTTGTCATcttttattttgtctttttagcTAATTGTAATTTTGTGGCAGAATCTAAGACTAGCAAGAAGCCACGGCCAGTGGATATTTCGCAGATTACGCCACCTACCTCTCCTCCTTCGAGGACTGTTGGCTTGACCCCTCCTCGAGATGATGCTGATGTAACTGTGAAGGGCGGTGAAGGGTTTGAAGGTATATTTGAGGGAGGTGACGCTGCTGGTGGTGATGTTGGTGGTGATGCTGGTGGAGTTGATAAGGGTAAAGGTATTGAGGTGGAGATGGAGTCTAGTGAGACTACTCCACAACAAACCATTTACACAAAACGTCCTCCCGTTGAAGGTGGAGCCACTTCTGGCTTTGTGCGGAGTCCGCACTTTGAACAAAATCCTGGTGATTCCTGGGGTAACCCGGCTTGCGATGATTTGCCGCACGTCCCCCGTTGGGGCCTTACTCAGGGCTCCCGCATGAATGACTTGCAGAACTGTCAGGAGTTCTTCTCATTATCCCTTCCTCCTGCCGAGAGGATGTTTCAGAAAAACCGCAGCCGATTTGCCCTTATAGATGATCATGTTACGGCTGGGGTTAACTTCTTTGCCACCTCTCAGGAGATTCTTCGTGAGTGGCGTTCTATGGGAGAAGAAACTATGGCGTTTGAGGAGGCCAAGAAGGCATTTGCTGAAGAGAAGGAAAAATTTAATACAGAGCAGAAGGGTCTTCAATGGCGGGTTACTGAGGCTGAGCGGAAATTTGAAGAGCAGAAACAGTTAAACGAGCAAAAACAAAAGGATTGGGAGTCGGCCTGTGCTCGTACGAACGCGGAGATGCAGTCGCAGCGTGATGCTATTGTGCGGCTGTCTGGTGAGAAGACTGCTCTCGCGGAAGAGGCTCATCAAACGCGTCTTGCGGCGGAGAAGAAGGAAAAGGAGTACATTGCGCGGATAGATAAGCTGGAGCTTCTTGTGCAGGCGAAGACTTCGGAATGTGAGGCTGCTCAGCGTCTTCTTGATGAGAAGGCGGCGGAGTGCCGTGCCGCTGAGCTCCTTGCTGAGGAAGCTTCAGCTGATAGTAGGTGGCTGCTATCTCGTGGTGTTCCATTG CTTGCTGATCGTATCTTGAATTCTCCTGAGCTTGCCCAATACATGTTTGAGTTGGGTGGGGCAGGTTATAATAGTGGCCGCAAGAATGGATATGCTGAAGGCAGGTGTGCTGCTGCAAACAATGAGAAGGATTATAAGTTTGAGCTGTATAAAGCTGATTGCGATAATGCGTATGCGAAGAAACGGCGAGAGTTTGCAATGCTTGATTTTGCCGTAGTTAAGGCTGCTGGTAAGTTGGCCCTCAAAGCGGATGGGGTAGCTTTGTTGAAGAAGGCATTGGGAGGAGATGATGCTAGCGGTGCGGGTGGTGCTGGTTCCAGCCGCACTTAG